One Polyangia bacterium DNA segment encodes these proteins:
- a CDS encoding alpha/beta hydrolase domain-containing protein yields MVREEFIAEATGLLGDSNIHELSEERFVGTLVYPVADPAGATLTVREREADPRVTPPGLAWRLVDDRHVEITRPTAPGFDHGAIFEFIYRARDPIVMGIGFAAIRDIVSFLRHATKDNPLAPQERPCIRHALGFGISQSGRLLRDLVHLGFNQDLAGRQVFDGILPVVAGSRRTCINWQFAQAGRYSRQHEDHSYGDDQFPFSYPTLTDPISGRSGGILQRARHAGVCPKVLHLDTESDFWQARSSLIATDTSGGDIAMPDEVRVYTVSGVSHAPFRPLTKPVMQLPGNRLGYGAFMRALLVALFEWVERGTAPPDSCFPSRAAGTLVPLAEARRTFPWLAEVKYPNVLNELRLRDHSVEPPIESTAYPVFVQSTDADGNALGGIRHPLLAAPLGTHAGWSVRAKGYGEGDLFTIQGSMIPFAQTEGERLRADDPRPSLEARYASRDAWAARLAEAVDRLVAERLLLAEDGDRLATAARESWDVYQEL; encoded by the coding sequence ATGGTGCGCGAGGAGTTCATCGCCGAGGCCACCGGGCTGCTCGGCGACAGCAATATCCACGAACTGTCTGAGGAGCGCTTCGTCGGCACGCTGGTCTATCCGGTTGCCGACCCTGCCGGTGCGACGCTGACGGTGCGGGAGCGCGAGGCCGATCCTCGCGTCACGCCGCCCGGCCTCGCGTGGCGTCTGGTCGACGACCGCCATGTCGAGATCACGCGGCCGACTGCGCCGGGCTTCGATCACGGCGCGATCTTCGAGTTCATCTACCGCGCGCGCGATCCGATCGTCATGGGCATCGGCTTCGCCGCGATCCGCGACATCGTCTCGTTCCTGCGGCATGCGACGAAGGACAATCCGCTGGCGCCACAGGAGCGGCCTTGCATCCGCCATGCGCTGGGTTTCGGCATCTCGCAGAGCGGCCGCCTGCTTCGCGACCTGGTGCATCTTGGTTTCAACCAGGATCTGGCCGGGCGCCAGGTGTTCGACGGCATCCTTCCCGTCGTGGCGGGATCGCGCCGCACCTGCATTAACTGGCAATTTGCGCAGGCGGGGCGCTATTCGCGCCAGCATGAGGACCACTCTTACGGCGATGACCAGTTCCCGTTCAGCTATCCGACGCTGACCGATCCGATCAGCGGCCGGAGCGGCGGCATCCTGCAGCGCGCCCGTCATGCTGGCGTGTGCCCGAAGGTGCTGCATCTCGATACCGAAAGCGACTTCTGGCAGGCGCGCAGTTCGCTCATAGCGACCGATACGAGCGGCGGCGACATCGCCATGCCGGACGAGGTGCGGGTCTATACGGTGAGCGGTGTGTCGCATGCGCCGTTTCGGCCCCTGACCAAGCCAGTCATGCAGCTTCCCGGCAATCGGCTCGGTTACGGCGCGTTCATGCGTGCGCTGCTGGTGGCGCTGTTTGAGTGGGTGGAGCGCGGCACCGCACCACCGGACAGCTGCTTCCCGTCGCGCGCCGCCGGCACGCTGGTGCCGCTCGCAGAGGCCCGCCGGACATTCCCCTGGCTGGCAGAAGTGAAATACCCGAACGTCCTGAACGAGCTGCGGCTGCGAGACCACTCGGTTGAACCACCAATCGAGAGCACGGCTTACCCGGTGTTCGTGCAATCGACGGATGCCGACGGCAACGCCCTCGGGGGCATCCGCCACCCGTTGCTCGCGGCACCATTAGGCACGCATGCCGGCTGGTCAGTGCGCGCGAAGGGCTATGGCGAGGGTGACCTATTCACGATTCAGGGGTCGATGATCCCGTTCGCGCAGACCGAAGGCGAGAGGCTGCGGGCCGACGATCCGCGGCCTTCCCTCGAAGCGCGCTACGCATCGCGTGATGCTTGGGCCGCGCGGCTGGCCGAGGCCGTGGATCGACTGGTCGCCGAGCGGCTGCTGCTGGCCGAAGATGGCGACCGGCTGGCGACGGCAGCGCGCGAGTCGTGGGACGTTTACCAAGAGCTGTAG